atattattgtaagtcTAAAGTAAACGGCAACCGTGCATCCCTAAAAAAGGGGAAACACAGTTTATTACAACACAGAAACTCAGAATATAAAGAAatcaaacacaataaaacatcctataaataaaacatgcattaaaagataaaaacccttctttgttttaaacaatacCTCTAAGATCCTTAATTTCCCATGCTGACACTCAGGCAACAATCAGCAAACAATGATCCCGTAATTGCACTAGAAATAAAAAGGATAATATCATTAAAACACAACACTAAAAAcggtttattaaaattataaaacaactACCTCTTTAAATAAGTTCGCTATGAAGATCTGGCAGCATTAAATGTTGTTTGCTCATCAGCTACCCCTCACGTGAAGTGTGGACTCTATAAATGTCAGTTTATGCATGAGTTAAAAAAAGGAAACTccgcgagaaagagagagagaccgcACATCACACAAATAAACTTACTACCTACCGGCCTTTACGTGCCGCGACCAGAATGCAACAACGACAGCAAAATGGCAAACAAACTTTGACTCACTTATATAGCGCTGAGCAATCTACAACCTGTTGTTAATTTACGCCACAATCAGGAAATAAAGTGTCCGCACATAAACAACAACACTTCCTTGCATGGCGCTAAGCCTGCTGGGACTTGTAGTGCCCAGACATGGTctcattacatttatttttatctttacatATTGGAATCCACAaggtggccactttattaggtacacctgtcctccttgttgacgcaaatttctaatcagccaatcacacagcagcaactcaatgcatttaagcatgtagatatggtcaagacgATATGCTgctgttcaaagcgagcatcagaatggggaaggaaggggatttaagtgactttgaacgtggcatggttgttggtgccagacaggtgtaaccccgccggtcctacgctatattgaaccagcaaccttccgcatgagagttggttgctctaccaaggaggctaatgATCATGgtctctagcgtctgttgctagaggtagtggtgggcaaagcgaggcttcgtgaaacactgaaactatcgaagcaaatgtgtcgaagcttcaaaacgtttcgaaacaccactctacggtgacacctagtggtcattttaatctgtatttcactgaaacagcttcagcaaagaacagttgggCAAATTGAGGTATCAAACCCGACTTTGTATACTAGATTCTTCAGGTGGTTTAGTCGAGCGGTTAGAGTACGTGACTACCATGCGGGAaaaatgggttcgaatccagactgCCACAAGTGTgctaaatgctttaataccagttgatAATGCTTTGTTAtagtatcgttttgtttcaacattgctctgacatacgaataaacatttgtaaataaatttgtattttgttcatataacagggttgttactagatcagatacagttgtggccagaagttaacaataattatttatattattaattaaatttcccattgtattttattaacgtctatccaaaacctaaacccatcacagtactgtaaaaatatgaattattgttttacagtgttacaaaaatgatgctaaattgatggtgtatccacagctgtatcctatctaggctacaccataaaacagtaacatgattaaaatacataaaatcatgattttggagtatttgtaatagtcgagattcgaacccaaaataAATTCGACACACAGTTCCATAAtgcacacgcacggtccactaggccataTAAGTCGAAGACTTCATAAAGATCATGcaagtcaaatgcagattctccgggtcttgaaacgcctctgaaatgatcgatgctttgaatcgcttttgtcacgtgaccaagtgtttcgaaacactttagtcacgtgacctgggtgtttcggatcatgcttcggtacagtgtttcgaaacacttgcgcttcgggatctcgacactgtgtcgaaacgtcagtttcacgtcagccatccctagctagaggtttacctgcacagcacttactagctggcctccattacacaggctggtctgagtatttcagaaactgctgatctactggggttttaaCGCACAATtatctcttgggtttacagagaatggtctgaaaaagaggaaatattcagtgagcggcagttctgcgggcgcaaatgccttgatgccagaggagaatggccagactggttccagctgatagaaaggcaacagtaactcaaataagcactcgttacaaccgagctctgcagaagagcatctctgaacacacaacacgtccaaccttgaggcagatgggctacagcagcagaagagcacaccgggtgccgctcctgtcagctaagaacaggaaactgaggctacaattcacacagactcaccaaaactggacaatagaagattggagaaacgttgtctgctctgatgagtctccatttctgctgccacattcagatggtctggtcagaatttggcatcaacaacatgaaagcatggatccatcccgccttgtatcaatggttcagactGCTGGGTGTGGTGTAATAGTgcgggggagattttcttggcacaatttggcctcatttgtaccaattgagtttacttggcctccacagtcaccagatctcaatccaatagagcacttttaggaTGTGGTAGAAGATAGATTTGCATTATGCTGCGGTCATCACagtttgtgtgtgcataaatCTGTCGTACAGCGCAGCgtaaaggggcgggattaaacatgaagattagacaataaaaaaagcaagccattggtccatatttaaaatttctgaccagagaggtcacgttttgatcctcgattggtctcatgctaggtcagagttcaccaagcttgaactttgcaacacagCAAACTGCACTCTGCGttcgtatgaatggaagtcaatggggagaGAAGTCCAGTGTGACCTAGTGTCAAGGATGTGcatccgacaaatctgcagcaattgtgtgatgcgatcatgtcaatatggagcaaaatctctgaggaatatttccagtagcttgttgaatctacgccatgaaggattaaggcagttctgaaggcaaaagagagactgtaagggtctgtatgcgttcatatatgctgcatttattttatttatgtcatataattgcagacgttactgtaggctattattataaatctgcagttataatcaactcatgtacATAGaaagtaagggtgtcacgatcctccaaatcctcaattcgattacattttcgattctaaagtcacgattcgattcgattttcgattatgaataattaattaattaatgaccaattaattatttgtagcctattgtttaaactacctgacctgcatggtgtttgttttacccataaacaaatcatacagtaaatgaataaaggcaagatacacacataattaccacctgtcaatcactttttctgcgggactcgtgaataggcagtgatctgtgtcattataatggcgtcggtaaaaaagacgcacaaccaacaggaaccagccaacagtatctgaggtgttcgctaaaatgactaagtacaagtgagtgaaagattgaagcagtcctctgactgcctggacctgctgtctcgagcgcatggctgtgtgtgcgtctgtgtctgtgtggtcacgtgatgtgcattttcagaggtagagaggaaggagggctgctcagaaatgctacacgccactgtggatgtcaaatcgttgtcgttctaaaatgccatttaaaaacaaagacagtgtaaacagggcctgagtgtgtacttttcgcgagcggagaAAAGTTTCACAACGGGGGCGggcagaggatcgcgatgccggtgttgtctatcggacgaaccgtacgtaatacgtacatagcagagcttgcaaaactgtgtttttttgtcgacaacacgaacattGTCAACAttactcactggaaatccaaaatgcttccacaccggcgacttcattgaaagaggagcgggtttaagctctgtcgatgacgaggcttcatttaaactgcagaagatgccgtctgacaacgaggggaacgatctttaaatgatcagtccaggagatggttttgatggacaacagtattagttcaaagaggataaaagcaggtaaaatagattaaaactataatTTCAAAGCTGtcccagggctcaacaataaggactgcccggtggcccagggccagcgtgagagacgcttgggacagtagactggatcattactggcccgattgggacagtgctgccttgtcactaacatttaatctGTCTGCaactatttgtcaattgtgtgcattttaagtttgtgcttttaagtctttaaatgttatCTTCTCTGTGAtgttgtaaacaccatattgctttctgGTTCCTCTtctctgatttgatgttttgagcatgctattttttcagtaacctggtaacaaccagtacagcgaagaaacagcaacatggcggcaacaacaaattataaggctaaaagaaaatgtctgtttctataatgtcttggaagcagacatttacgtgtGAACAtcgcaacaaaaaaaaatcaagtgatGCTTTGCAAAGTtcgccgtcagtttgacaaggcacccaccttttgttaaaataaataatttcgaACCGCAATACCTCAACATTTTCTAtgctgctctttttgtttgcataacacttttattaacaattttttaagtattgaaattctagattcgcagactttatttttgacacaatatttaaaatatgcggCTAAAACatttaacttcccttttttttttttttttggtggggccagtgaaaattttggcagggcaagtaaaaatctgaaccatttGCCCGATCGGagcagtagaaaaaatccttagcgttgaaccctgtgtccaaatgtgactgtttacacgcatcagctgccgaccggaagttctacGCATTCTCCTTgcacatacacgcaaagcatcatgggttattttgcgttccaagaaaaaggtctatatgtcaagctgcttttgacacaatttacattgcaaAAGCGCAACAGAAATAAAGGgagttgaattaaattaatttagcttCTTTTTATTTCTCATAGTTTCACTATGTGTCGTCAGTACACTAAACATAACATTTAAGAGGgaagatatttattaaaatgcataATTGTAACTAAACATTCTTTAAGCTGACATCCTATGTCAATTAGCTTTTTtcttattacatattatatttctGGAGTAATTcatcaacacaaacacaaagacttTTCAGATCATTTCAGAAAAGCTTAATTTCTTCTTACATGAACTGAACCTCTTATAAAAATAATTCAGAATTTACTGTTgttaaacatcccataatgtactATTAAGTGCAGGGATCTGATTCTGAAACATTCCTTATTTTGGCACAATAAGGCAACAACTTTTATGTTTTACATGAACCTTTAGACTATCTAACTGACTGAAGCTCTTCCCACATAAGGAGCACGCATACaggttttctccagtgtgaactctCTCAAGATTTTTCAGGTTTCCTGTAGAAGGTAAACTCTTCACACAGTGTGAAGACGTGTGCGGTTTCTCTCCAGCGTGTCTCCTCTGGTGTTTCTTTAAGTCGCATTTTATAGTGAAGCTCTTCCCACAGTCTGAACACATATAAGGTCTcactccagtgtgaatcctcgtGTGAACTTCTAAAGTCGTCCGTCgcgtaaaactctttccacataaGGAGCACACATGAGGCTTCAGTCCAGCATGAACTTTAAGGTGCTCCTTCAAGTTTGACGCACGAAGAAAAGTTTTCTCGCACTGATCGCAGCTGAACGACCTCACTCCAGTGTGAATGAGCTGATGAGTTTTGAGGTTGCTTTCAGttttgaaactctttccacattggGAACACACGAATGGTCTTTCCTCAGAGTGAAACTTCAGATGACTCTTCAGTCCTGCTTTCTGAaagaagctctttccacactgggtGCAGGTGAAGACTTCATTTCTAAtgtgaatcttcatgtgttcattaaacTTTCCTTTGTCGTAAAAGCTCTTTCCACAGTGTTCACATATGAATGGTCGTTCTCCTGTATGGATTCTGACGTGCTTATCATGGTTTCCTTTGCTAACGAAGCTTTTTCCACAATCAGTACATGTGAATGgtctttctccagtgtgaatcctcatgtggactttaaagttTCCCTTATGCTcgtaactcttcccacactgaacaCAAGTGAACTTCTTAATCCTGCTGTTTATTCTCACGTGCTCGGTCACATTTCCCCCAAAATAAACTCCAGCTTGTTGAGCTTGATTCAGTGTGAAACTCTGTTTATACATCAGGTGTGGACGTATGTTGTGAATGTGATGCTGTTTGTCTTCATTCACTTCCACTGGGTCTAAAATCAACAGTAAATCACCACATTTCAGCTAAATAACATGTggaaatacaacaaatatacaTTAATGTTAGCACAAATACACTTTGAGTTCAATTCAGCCGTTTAGATACCCTTTAAATCGAGTCATTTACCTCATCAGTCATTACAGAGAATTAATGTGAACACAAACCTATTTGTAGCTCTGTTTCTTCATCTTTTATTCTGCAGGGCTTTTCCTCAATCTCCATCTTTCCTTAATACCAAGTCAGGCTAGTACGACCAGATTTTAATAACAGAGTCAGTAACCGTTGCGCTTGATCGTTCTGATTCTTTACAAATGAACCGACTCTTACGAATCATTCACTACACGTAAAACAAACCATGGCCTCTTCTTCTCCCACTGGTTTCAGCATATCGCAGACTAATAAGTGCATTACCGCCTCCTATCTTTGAAATAGACCATTGACGCTAACTACAAAACACATGCTAGAGATtcatctgtgagtgtgtgtgtctgtgtgtgtattttttgttttgtttatatatttagtttatttatagatttaggattatatatatatatatatatatatatatatatatatatatatatatatatatatatatatatatatatatactttattattattattttttttaaaaatgcatttaaaaaaagattggCCGACACGATGGCTTAGTAGTTAGCACAAGACGCCCCAtggcaagaaagtcgctggttcgagttctggctagGTAAGTtgccatttctttgtggagttttcatgttttccccgtgttggcatgggtttcctccaggtgctccagtttctcccaccaatccaaacacataaaataattaaaagacacattattaaaatttgtattttacataatatatgtttgtttaattatatatatttatgtctatataaatataaatataaccacttaaataaaattatgtatatatatatatatatatatatatatatatatatatatatatatatatatatatatatatatatatacatagttgaaaccagaagtttacatacactccaaaaaaaggaacataaccattttttttaaatgtctgatggtaaatcatagtAAACATTGACTATTCTaagtccgttaggattacctaaatgatttacatttgctaaatgccagaataacgAGATATTTTttagagaattttttattaatttttagacagtcaaacgtttacacacatttccaaatgttttgggtctccttccacaagcttttcacaataatttgcaggaattttggcccattcctcctgacaggaATTGCTGTAACTCAGTCAGATAtgcaagctttttcaactctgcccacaaattttctacaggattaagatcagggctttgtgatggccgcTCCAAAagattcactctgttgtccttaaagcacagtttaacgaatttggcagtatgcttcgggtcatggtctgtttggaagagacATTTGTGGCCaatttttaatttcctggctgatgtcttgagatgttgcttcagtatttctccataatgttctttcttcatgatgccatctatgctgtgaagtggaccagtccctcctgcagcaaaacagccccacaacatgatgctgccgctcctatacttcacagttgggatggtgtttctaggcttgtgcgttttcccctttgtcctccaaatgaaacactggtcattatggccaaacagttcaatcttagctccatcagagcacaggacatgtctccaaaaaatgtctttttcccagtgtaattcagcaaattgtattctggctttgttgttgattctggcttgttgattttcccatgttgtcacacaaggaagcagtgtgtttgatattttccttcaacactattctacagttgtgcctccaattaactcaaatgttgtcagttagccaatcagaatcttccaaaaccttgacatcatcatctgagctctttcagaggcagaataatcgtagtatatgtaaacttgactttcaagaaaagttgtaacaatttctcaaacaatatctctctcattattctgctattaagcagaacagaaacaaatgtgatcatcctaacttacctaaaagaggaaaagttgtcacattaacatctgaccttttttaaatggttatgtgccttttacacagtgtatgtaaacttctgctttgaACTGTAGATATATAATTTCTATTAGTATTATTACACATCATTTGTTAAATTCAAAAAGTTGCCTTTTGATATTCGTTAGATGAACTGTGAggacaaaaataaaaccaataaataataaaaccaataaaaatatCCATGGAAAACACAACTATAACCCATTTTAAAACCATGATCATTTAATTTATACATGAATACATGACCCCTTTGTCATTTATGTGCAGTCAGTACATTACATAACATTTCAGAGGGCAGATATTTAGTAAAGGCATCCTTTTTAATAAACATTCTTCAAGCTGGCATACAATGtcaattattttatatgtatattttttagatttcaaGAGTAGTTTTCAGCCAAAACATCCGAGGGGTATTGCACAAAAGTGGACACCAAAAAGCCAAGTTGAAAAACACCTCTCTCTTCCACCAATCTGGGAACTCCCATTACTTTCATTCAGAAAATTTACAGAAATAAATGAGGATGcgtattaacaaattaaattgttCACTTTGTCTTAAATGAGACTAGTGGACATTAATGCTACTGATGAATTTATCGAGAAGATAGTATCAAACACCCAATATTGCAGGTCTATTTTATCTGTTTAGTTTATCAAGTTTATTTAATCTTCATCtatataatcatttatatattgctttcatttaaaatatttcttccTAACTAAGTCTATTTAATCTATTATATTTTTCTccatcaaaaaaatttaaataattatatatatatatatatatatatatatacacacacacacacacacacacacatatatatatatatatatatatacatatatatgtgtgtgtgtgtgtgtgtgtgtgtatatatatatatacatacatacatacatatgtatacacacatacacacatatatatatatatatatatatatatatatatatatatatatatatatatatatatatatatatatatatatatatatgtggtatGACTTTTTCTCGTTtggaatttaaatgcattatctttcAATACATAGCTACAGATGTTGTCAGGTGAACAAagtcttattttaatgaatataactgttAAGTTAAATtgttttgcttaaatgcaccAAACATTAGTCTATATTCaatgagaaatagataaaaatgttcatttttaatatGGGCTGTACTCATTAATGCTGAGCAcactatttgtattttttactttaattattcatctattttttttttaatctctcttATCTATATCTTACCATATTTAAATCAGATATGGATATATATGATCACATATCAAATGACTGCTAATAAAATTAAGCATACTTATTTTTAATTCTAATATATGTAAATAGCCAAAAGCATGGAGTGACTGTAGAACACATTAATTTCTAGTAGCATTGACAACGAAACTAACATTCAGTATATCACTAGGATAAATCTTAGGCTGTTTGTAAACCTGCTCTGGAGCTTAATTTAACCTTCTTTAAATCAACTAGTCAATGCTAAATTCAACCAGGATAGCCTCAAAATCCCAGCTTCATCCGCTATCTTACTTTTGTGCAATACCCCTTTGGACTAACACATCAACATGTAAAAAAAACGACTGAATGAACAGATGTGGCCATCATTTCAGAAAAACTCAAATGCAcaatttatttttagataaactGAACCTTTTCCTAGAgaaaggttgcagctggaagggcatccgctgcgtaaaacatatgctggataagttggcggttcattccgctgtggcaaccccagcttaataaagggattaagccaaaaagaaaatgattgaatgaataaacctGCTAGAAATTATTCCAAACGTACTGTTTTTGAATATTGCATGATCGTCTTGTAAGTGACGGATCCGATTCTGAAGCATTTGTTACTTAGACACAGCAACATTTGTTATGTTTGATATGAACTCGTAGATTAGATAGTTGATTGAAGCTCTTCCCACATGACAAGCACTGAtacggcttttctccagtgtgaactctCTCATGATTTTTCAGGTTTCCTGAAaaagtgaaactctttccacagtgTGAACACGTgtgcggtttctctccagtgtgaatcctctggtgttTCTTTAAGTCGCCTAATATAGTAAAGCTATTCCCACAGTCTGAACATGTGTATGGTCTcactccagtgtgaatcctcgtGTGAATTTGTAAAGTTTCCAGTCGTAAGAAACTCTTTTCACATAAGGAGCACACATGAGGCTTCAGTCCAGCATGAACTTTAAGGTGTTCCCTCAAGTTTGACGCACGAATAAAAGTTTTCTCGCACTGATCACAGCTGAACGACCTCACTCCAGAATGAGAGAGCTGATGACTTTTGAGGTTGCTTTCAGttttgaaactctttccacactgagcacaCACGAATGGTCTTTCCTCAGAGTGAACTTTCAGATGACTCTTCAGCCCTGCTTTCTGAATGAAGccctttccacactgagtgcaggtgaacaGCGAGTCTCTagtgtgaatcttcatgtgttcattaaacTTTCCTTTGTCGTAAAAGCTCTTTCCACAGTGTTCACATATGAATGGTCGTTCTCCTGTATGAATTCTGAAATGCTTTTCAAGGTTTCCCTTGTTactgaagctctttccacaatgATTACATGCGAATGgtctttctccagtgtgaatcctcatgtgca
The genomic region above belongs to Danio rerio strain Tuebingen ecotype United States chromosome 21, GRCz12tu, whole genome shotgun sequence and contains:
- the si:ch73-299h12.9 gene encoding uncharacterized protein si:ch73-299h12.9, producing the protein MEIEEKPCRIKDEETELQIDPVEVNEDKQHHIHNIRPHLMYKQSFTLNQAQQAGVYFGGNVTEHVRINSRIKKFTCVQCGKSYEHKGNFKVHMRIHTGERPFTCTDCGKSFVSKGNHDKHVRIHTGERPFICEHCGKSFYDKGKFNEHMKIHIRNEVFTCTQCGKSFFQKAGLKSHLKFHSEERPFVCSQCGKSFKTESNLKTHQLIHTGVRSFSCDQCEKTFLRASNLKEHLKVHAGLKPHVCSLCGKSFTRRTTLEVHTRIHTGVRPYMCSDCGKSFTIKCDLKKHQRRHAGEKPHTSSHCVKSLPSTGNLKNLERVHTGENLYACSLCGKSFSQLDSLKVHVKHKSCCLIVPK
- the LOC110437819 gene encoding uncharacterized protein, with protein sequence MEIEEELSIIKDEDTEEQIDLVEVNEDKWRQKPPHFTSENVNTDITKTEQSLTTNQAGDCLKGNVTEYIRINGRFTCVQCGKNYEHKGNLNVHMRIHTGERPFACNHCGKSFSNKGNLEKHFRIHTGERPFICEHCGKSFYDKGKFNEHMKIHTRDSLFTCTQCGKGFIQKAGLKSHLKVHSEERPFVCAQCGKSFKTESNLKSHQLSHSGVRSFSCDQCEKTFIRASNLREHLKVHAGLKPHVCSLCEKSFLRLETLQIHTRIHTGVRPYTCSDCGNSFTILGDLKKHQRIHTGEKPHTCSHCGKSFTFSGNLKNHERVHTGEKPYQCLSCGKSFNQLSNLRVHIKHNKCCCV